In the Advenella kashmirensis WT001 genome, one interval contains:
- the argB gene encoding acetylglutamate kinase, which produces MSDTSLDINAVSPAVKADIISESLPYIRKFHGKTVVIKYGGNAMVEERLQRSFARDVVLLKLIGLNPVVIHGGGPQIDSALKRLGKEGNFIQGMRVTDADTMEVVEWVLGGQVQQDIVMMINEAGGKAVGLTGKDGGLIQARKKLMPNKENPDAPLDIGFVGDISSIDPSVVKALQDDQFIPVISPIGYDPEEGDVYNINADVVAGKMAEVLQAEKLLMMTNTPGVLDKSGQLLRKLSAKTIDELFADGTISGGMLPKISSALEAARNGVNSVHVVDGRVAHCLLLEILTDKGVGTMITS; this is translated from the coding sequence ATGTCTGACACATCCCTGGATATCAACGCTGTTTCACCGGCAGTCAAGGCCGACATTATTTCCGAGTCTTTGCCGTATATCCGGAAGTTCCACGGCAAGACTGTCGTGATCAAATACGGTGGCAACGCCATGGTTGAAGAGCGACTGCAGCGCAGTTTCGCCCGGGATGTCGTCTTGCTCAAACTGATCGGCCTGAATCCGGTCGTGATCCACGGCGGCGGCCCGCAAATTGACAGCGCACTCAAGCGTCTTGGCAAGGAAGGCAACTTCATCCAGGGCATGCGCGTAACCGATGCCGACACCATGGAAGTGGTCGAATGGGTGTTGGGCGGTCAGGTCCAGCAGGATATCGTCATGATGATCAACGAGGCCGGCGGCAAGGCCGTGGGCCTCACCGGCAAGGATGGCGGCCTGATTCAGGCTCGCAAAAAGCTGATGCCCAACAAGGAAAACCCCGACGCGCCGCTGGATATTGGCTTTGTAGGGGATATTTCCAGCATTGACCCCTCTGTGGTCAAGGCCCTGCAGGATGACCAGTTCATTCCCGTTATTTCCCCCATCGGCTATGACCCGGAAGAAGGTGATGTTTACAACATCAACGCCGACGTGGTCGCCGGCAAAATGGCTGAAGTGCTTCAGGCAGAAAAGCTGCTGATGATGACCAACACCCCGGGTGTACTGGACAAATCAGGCCAGTTGTTGCGCAAGCTGTCGGCCAAGACCATTGATGAATTGTTTGCTGACGGCACCATCTCCGGCGGCATGCTGCCCAAGATTTCATCGGCACTGGAAGCCGCCCGCAACGGCGTGAACTCCGTACATGTCGTCGATGGCCGGGTCGCTCACTGTCTGTTGCTGGAAATCCTGACGGACAAGGGTGTCGGCACCATGATCACCTCATGA
- a CDS encoding BON domain-containing protein, which yields MSVSRPFTLSRPATALVAISLSCSLLAGCVPLIVGAAAGGTAIVAVDRRSAGMQLVDKNIERRTQNTINESIGEAGRVIVSSYNQRVLLTGEVPTEAAKQSAETMARTATDVKRVDNQLTVGPRASFSTRSNETWITSRVKAELLATKQVPSGSINVITTRGVVYLMGQVTDLEGQRAASAAAGVSGVSRVVKVFDIVSGSSLNATTGGTGAPTTVPGTENNPSAGGVQTFPLE from the coding sequence ATGAGTGTATCGCGCCCATTTACCCTGTCCCGCCCTGCCACTGCCCTGGTTGCCATTTCACTGTCGTGCTCGCTGCTGGCCGGCTGCGTGCCCCTGATCGTCGGGGCTGCCGCCGGCGGCACCGCCATCGTGGCCGTGGACCGCCGCTCGGCCGGCATGCAACTGGTGGACAAGAACATTGAACGGCGCACCCAGAACACCATCAACGAGAGCATCGGCGAAGCCGGCCGTGTCATTGTTTCATCCTATAACCAACGCGTCCTGCTGACCGGTGAAGTGCCCACAGAGGCTGCCAAGCAGTCGGCCGAAACCATGGCGCGCACCGCCACCGACGTCAAGCGCGTCGACAACCAGCTGACCGTAGGCCCTCGCGCCTCTTTCAGTACCCGCAGCAATGAAACCTGGATTACTTCGCGCGTCAAGGCGGAACTTCTGGCCACCAAGCAGGTCCCATCAGGGTCCATCAATGTGATCACCACCCGTGGTGTTGTCTATCTGATGGGTCAGGTCACCGACCTTGAAGGACAGCGTGCAGCCTCGGCAGCAGCCGGCGTCAGTGGCGTGAGCCGGGTTGTCAAAGTATTTGATATTGTTTCGGGCAGCAGCCTGAATGCGACAACCGGCGGCACGGGTGCACCCACAACGGTGCCTGGCACCGAGAACAATCCTTCTGCGGGCGGCGTGCAAACTTTCCCTCTGGAATAA
- a CDS encoding phosphoheptose isomerase, giving the protein MDISSRISFHFDDSARVLAQSHQVLAEPLAVAIDMLVNAISNNGKVLACGNGGSAADAQHFIAELVGRFERDRIPFAGITLNADTSILTAVGNDYGFDNIFERQVQALGQPGDVLVAFTTSGNSANVIKAIRAAHEREMHVIALTGKKGGSVTGLLTDQDVHLCVPHDRTMRIQEVHSLALHVLCDGIDAMLLGDSE; this is encoded by the coding sequence ATGGACATCTCTTCCCGCATTTCTTTTCATTTCGATGATTCGGCCCGCGTGCTCGCCCAAAGCCACCAGGTATTGGCCGAACCGCTGGCTGTCGCCATCGACATGCTGGTCAACGCCATCAGCAATAATGGCAAGGTGCTTGCCTGCGGCAATGGCGGCTCGGCCGCCGATGCCCAGCATTTCATCGCCGAACTGGTCGGCCGGTTCGAACGCGACCGCATTCCGTTTGCCGGCATTACGCTGAACGCCGACACCTCTATCCTTACTGCGGTTGGCAACGACTACGGTTTTGACAATATTTTTGAACGCCAGGTGCAGGCGCTGGGTCAGCCGGGCGACGTACTGGTCGCCTTCACCACCAGCGGTAATTCTGCCAATGTGATCAAGGCGATCCGCGCCGCCCATGAACGCGAGATGCATGTCATCGCCCTGACCGGCAAGAAAGGTGGCAGTGTGACCGGCCTGCTGACCGATCAGGATGTCCATCTTTGCGTGCCGCATGACCGCACCATGCGTATCCAGGAAGTCCACTCGCTGGCACTTCACGTTCTGTGTGATGGCATTGACGCCATGTTACTTGGAGATTCCGAATGA